In the genome of Ammospiza nelsoni isolate bAmmNel1 chromosome 7, bAmmNel1.pri, whole genome shotgun sequence, one region contains:
- the CMKLR2 gene encoding chemerin-like receptor 2 has product MTFEDFENYSYFYDLSEEDESPQSSLSIAHIISLFFYSVAFLLGVPGNAIVIWFMGFKWDKSVSTLWFLNLAIADFIFVLFLPLYITYVAMGFHWPFGKWLCKMNSFIALLNMFASVFFLTFISLDRYIRLVHPVFSYKYRTVKNTLLLSGVIWMSAAIIGGPALYFRDTATVLNNVTICYNNFHVHDRELILLTHHILIWVRLAFGYLFPLVTMVICYSLLIVKVKRRTVLTSSRLFWTITAVVVAFFVCWTPYHIFSIVELSAHHDENLHDLLQDGIPLSTGLGFINSCLNPILYVLISKKFQAQVRSTVSEVLKLALWEVSRSGTVSEQLWSSDNAPARCCETAQ; this is encoded by the coding sequence ATGACATTTGAAGATTTTGAGAACTACTCTTACTTCTACGATCTGTCTGAGGAAGATGAGTCACCCCAGTCCTCCCTCAGCATTGCCCatattatttcccttttcttttacagTGTGGCATTTCTGCTGGGAGTGCCAGGTAATGCCATTGTCATCTGGTTTATGGGCTTTAAATGGGATAAATCTGTTTCCACACTCTGGTTCCTGAATCTGGCCATTGCAGATTTCATTTTTGTTCTCTTCCTGCCCCTCTATATTACATATGTGGCAATGGGCTTCCACTGGCCTTTTGGGAAGTGGCTCTGCAAAATGAACTCATTCATTGCACTGCTTAATATGTTTGCCAGTGTTTTCTTCCTGACATTCATCAGCCTCGACCGCTACATCCGCCTTGTCCACCCCGTCTTTTCCTACAAGTACAGGACTGTGAAGAACACCCTCCTTCTCAGTGGGGTCATTTGGATGTCAGCTGCAATTATTGGTGGCCCTGCCTTGTACTTTAGAGACACAGCTACAGTTCTCAACAATGTCACCATTTGCTACAACAACTTCCATGTGCATGACAGAGAACTTATTTTGCTGACACATCACATCCTCATTTGGGTGAGGCTTGCATTTGGTTACCTCTTTCCTTTAGTGACCATGGTCATTTGCTACTCGCTGCTGATTGTCAAAGTGAAGAGGAGAACTGTACTGACTTCCAGCAGGCTTTTCTGGACCATCACTGCTGTAGTTGTAGCTTTTTTTGTCTGCTGGACACCGTATCATATATTCAGCATTGTGGAGCTGTCTGCTCACCACGATGAAAACCTGCACGACTTACTGCAGGATGGCATTCCCCTCTCCACCGGCCTTGGTTTCATCAACAGCTGCCTCAACCCAATCCTGTACGTTCTGATCAGCAAGAAGTTCCAGGCGCAGGTGAGGAGCACGGTGTCGGAGGTGCTGAAGCTGGCCCTGTGGGAGGTGAGCCGCTCGGGCACCGTCAGcgagcagctctggagctcgGACAACGCGCCCGCACGCTGCTGTGAGACTGCCCAGTGA